A stretch of the Candidatus Rokuibacteriota bacterium genome encodes the following:
- a CDS encoding GAF domain-containing protein: protein MIGYVTLFAVAASAALGTAAVARRPLRLPHISFAAGMLGFTLEAAAGYGLLFHSVSVSAHARWLLALRTVALLLPLPWAVFAFVSARRPDAAIPRAWRLSFVAGGATLAAVAAAGLHWPFLASAWPRGPLPYALLTPAGQIGIAVEILATIAVLYGLEPSIRNSYGSARWQLKYLALGLGGIFVVRFYLLSQLLLFRMLTPDSLAIGSMTLALGLGFVAVGLARTGALRTGLAVSRHFVYRSVVVGICGAYLILAGAGGWLLNTLGIPDQAFWGTLVLFVSVMGLAALLLSESLRWRLRRYISTHFYADKYDYRQQWRSFTQSLASRVTVDGIAGSLLRSLMDTVGTTRAALYLAEESGGPMRQAAALGTDRLPKELSFRLEDFSDRPGSPEARLAATLGGGRPEALLPVGIAVAVPLPSQGRLLGVILVGSERTEASYGQEDLDLLTTVGEQAASAIATARLSEQLGQSRAFDAFNRLSSFIVHDLKNSISALSLLNQNARAHLDDPEFQRDALGTLERTVGRMQKLLGRLASRQAGEPLAMEEIQLPPVAEETAEVALSGSRARPKLLLEPVPAVRADADAIQRVIQNLITNAVEAMDGEGEITLRTFARDGFVGCSVTDAGCGMSEEFIRKSLFVPFQSTKKGGWGIGLYQAREILAAHGGRIEVASQEGHGTTVTLLLPEARP, encoded by the coding sequence GTGATCGGCTACGTCACGCTCTTCGCCGTGGCCGCGAGCGCGGCCCTGGGCACCGCGGCGGTGGCCCGGCGGCCCCTGCGCCTGCCCCACATCTCATTCGCGGCCGGCATGCTCGGCTTCACCCTGGAGGCGGCCGCCGGCTACGGACTCCTCTTCCACTCCGTGAGCGTGTCCGCCCATGCCCGCTGGCTCCTCGCGCTGAGGACGGTGGCGCTCCTGCTTCCGCTCCCGTGGGCGGTCTTCGCCTTCGTGTCGGCCCGCCGCCCCGACGCAGCCATCCCGCGGGCGTGGCGACTGTCCTTCGTGGCGGGCGGGGCGACCCTGGCGGCCGTGGCGGCCGCGGGGCTCCACTGGCCGTTCCTGGCCAGCGCCTGGCCGCGCGGCCCCCTGCCTTACGCCCTCCTGACGCCGGCAGGCCAGATCGGCATCGCCGTCGAGATCCTGGCCACGATCGCGGTGCTGTACGGGCTGGAGCCCTCGATCCGGAACTCGTACGGCTCCGCGCGCTGGCAGCTCAAGTACCTGGCGCTGGGGCTCGGCGGGATCTTCGTGGTGCGCTTCTACCTCCTGAGCCAGCTGCTCCTTTTCCGCATGCTGACACCGGACAGCCTCGCCATCGGGAGCATGACGCTCGCCCTGGGCCTGGGCTTCGTCGCGGTGGGCCTCGCGCGGACCGGCGCGCTGCGGACAGGCCTCGCCGTGTCTCGCCACTTCGTCTACCGTTCCGTCGTCGTCGGGATCTGCGGCGCGTACCTGATCCTGGCCGGGGCCGGCGGGTGGCTCCTCAACACGCTCGGCATCCCGGACCAGGCGTTCTGGGGCACGCTGGTCCTCTTCGTCTCCGTCATGGGGCTCGCGGCGCTCCTCTTGTCCGAGAGCCTGCGCTGGCGGCTCAGGCGGTACATCAGCACGCACTTCTACGCCGACAAGTACGATTACCGACAGCAGTGGCGGAGCTTCACCCAGAGCCTCGCCTCCCGTGTCACCGTCGACGGGATCGCCGGGAGCCTGCTGCGCAGCCTGATGGACACCGTCGGGACCACCCGCGCAGCGCTCTACCTGGCCGAGGAGAGCGGCGGCCCGATGAGGCAGGCAGCGGCCCTCGGCACGGACCGGCTCCCGAAGGAGCTGTCCTTCCGGCTGGAGGATTTCTCGGACCGGCCCGGCTCCCCCGAGGCCCGCCTCGCCGCCACGCTCGGCGGCGGCCGGCCGGAGGCGCTCCTGCCGGTCGGCATAGCGGTCGCCGTTCCCCTGCCTTCCCAGGGCCGGCTCCTCGGCGTGATACTGGTCGGGTCCGAGCGCACGGAGGCCTCGTACGGGCAGGAGGACCTCGATCTCCTCACCACCGTCGGCGAGCAGGCCGCCAGCGCCATCGCCACCGCGCGCCTCTCGGAGCAGCTCGGCCAGAGCCGCGCCTTCGACGCCTTCAACCGGCTCAGCTCGTTCATCGTCCACGACTTGAAGAACTCCATCTCCGCGCTCTCGCTCCTCAACCAGAACGCCCGCGCTCACCTCGATGACCCGGAGTTCCAGCGCGATGCGCTCGGGACGCTGGAGCGCACGGTCGGGCGCATGCAGAAGCTCCTCGGCCGCCTCGCGAGCCGCCAGGCGGGCGAGCCCCTCGCGATGGAGGAGATCCAGCTCCCGCCCGTCGCGGAGGAGACAGCGGAGGTCGCGCTGAGCGGCAGCCGCGCCAGGCCGAAGCTCCTGCTGGAGCCCGTTCCGGCCGTCCGGGCCGACGCCGACGCGATCCAGCGGGTCATCCAGAACCTCATCACCAACGCCGTGGAGGCCATGGACGGCGAGGGAGAGATCACGCTCCGCACCTTCGCCCGCGACGGGTTCGTCGGCTGCTCCGTGACGGATGCCGGCTGCGGCATGTCGGAGGAGTTCATCCGGAAGTCGCTCTTCGTCCCCTTCCAGAGCACGAAGAAGGGAGGCTGGGGGATCGGGCTCTACCAGGCCCGGGAGATCCTCGCGGCCCACGGCGGCCGGATCGAGGTGGCCAGCCAGGAAGGCCACGGCACCACCGTGACGCTCCTCCTGCCGGAGGCCCGGCCGTGA
- a CDS encoding exosortase/archaeosortase family protein encodes MRMATLRLAGGSPWLSPAIAVAGVAALYAPVVASMADEWARFPNLSHGFAIPLIAAYLVWARWDRLAQIPVGSSPLGLPLAVLGLAMLVMGSLVGEPFLARVSLPVTLVGTLLFLAGAPATRQLWIGVAYLVFMIPLPYVTLRDVTYQSRLFDAAVTAEALRWLGVPVLREGVMLHLANMTLEVADECSSIPAVAALVALGAAYAQINPRPTWVRVLLVLAAAPLGLASNIVRLVLTSLGAYYLGRIALENVIHKFNGTSVFLLTVVLLIVLDGALMSLWRRRRRS; translated from the coding sequence GTGAGGATGGCCACGCTCCGGCTCGCGGGCGGGAGCCCGTGGCTCTCCCCCGCCATTGCCGTCGCAGGGGTGGCCGCTCTCTATGCCCCCGTCGTCGCCAGCATGGCCGACGAGTGGGCGAGGTTCCCCAACCTGTCCCATGGCTTCGCGATCCCGCTGATCGCGGCGTATCTCGTCTGGGCACGCTGGGACCGCTTGGCCCAGATTCCCGTCGGCTCCTCTCCGCTCGGACTTCCCCTCGCGGTGCTGGGCCTGGCCATGCTGGTCATGGGGTCCCTCGTCGGCGAGCCCTTCCTGGCCCGCGTCTCCCTGCCCGTGACCCTCGTGGGCACGTTGCTGTTCCTGGCCGGGGCACCGGCCACCCGGCAGCTCTGGATCGGGGTGGCCTACCTGGTCTTCATGATCCCCTTGCCCTACGTGACCTTGCGGGACGTCACCTACCAGTCCCGCCTCTTCGACGCTGCCGTGACGGCCGAGGCGCTGCGCTGGCTTGGCGTGCCCGTGCTCCGGGAAGGTGTCATGCTCCACCTGGCGAACATGACTCTCGAGGTGGCCGACGAGTGCAGCAGCATCCCCGCCGTCGCCGCACTGGTCGCACTCGGCGCCGCCTATGCCCAGATCAACCCCCGCCCGACCTGGGTCCGCGTCCTCCTCGTGCTGGCGGCAGCACCCCTGGGGCTCGCCTCGAACATCGTGCGTCTGGTCCTCACCTCGCTCGGCGCCTACTACCTCGGCCGGATCGCGCTCGAGAACGTGATCCACAAGTTCAACGGGACCAGCGTCTTCCTCCTCACCGTGGTCCTGCTGATCGTGCTCGACGGCGCCCTCATGTCTCTCTGGCGCAGGAGGCGCCGGTCGTGA
- a CDS encoding exosortase-associated EpsI family protein: MRPPWRLGLLLGLLLVAGATIVLIPGVREQRDHALLALAPSPAGWTSLEGAPEWALPVDPNGRSALRRTYQRGPDTLWVSVAVFSRQQEPERRAAINLIYPERNTVRIDRLPFTLSLNGSPDPPLELPAMVIQRDQERRLLVVYWHQMGRRAYGSEYAHRLALTRDILFARRADSVLVRIATPLPPEGTLDQRLGPLREIAPALYAAVRLAGSASDQQR, translated from the coding sequence GTGAGGCCGCCGTGGCGGCTGGGGCTCCTCCTGGGGCTGCTGCTCGTCGCCGGAGCGACGATCGTCCTCATCCCCGGGGTGCGCGAGCAGCGCGACCATGCCCTGCTGGCCCTGGCGCCGAGCCCGGCGGGCTGGACCTCGCTCGAAGGCGCGCCGGAGTGGGCCCTCCCCGTGGATCCCAATGGGCGGTCAGCACTGCGACGGACCTATCAGCGCGGCCCGGACACCCTGTGGGTGTCGGTGGCGGTGTTCAGCCGGCAGCAGGAGCCCGAGCGCCGGGCCGCGATCAACCTGATCTACCCGGAGCGGAACACCGTCCGGATCGATCGGCTGCCCTTCACCCTGTCCCTCAACGGCTCGCCGGATCCCCCACTCGAGCTTCCCGCCATGGTCATCCAGCGGGACCAGGAGCGACGGCTGCTGGTGGTCTACTGGCACCAGATGGGCCGCCGGGCGTACGGCAGCGAGTACGCGCACCGGCTGGCGCTCACGCGGGACATCCTGTTCGCCCGGCGGGCCGACTCGGTGCTGGTCCGGATCGCCACCCCCCTGCCGCCGGAAGGGACCCTTGACCAGCGCCTTGGCCCCCTGCGGGAGATCGCTCCGGCCCTCTATGCGGCGGTGCGCCTGGCCGGATCGGCGAGCGACCAGCAGCGGTGA
- a CDS encoding glycosyltransferase, protein MPGLDHDTRRSPLALAAGATGRRPRIAQVIPSLRVGGLEKVVLRLVESLGDPIEHLVVTPSGDGPLREDFPRGVRVVAMSEHHPSDRWNALRMARLFRAFRPDIVHTRNWTCIDAVIGARLARVPVVVHGEHGRDAADPHGRNPLRRRVRRWLAPLVTEFVTVSRDLARWLIEEVGVPARKVTHLCNGVDTKRFLPGDRDVARRALGVPDGLPVVGTVGRLDPVKDHAGLIRVFTQELGRRAAILVIAGDGPARPQLAELVRTCGAGGRIRLLGERDDIPLVLRALDLFVLPSVGEGISNAILEAMATGLPVVATRVGGNPELVADGRTGWLVEPGSTAALAEAMSGYLDDPALARRHGRAARERVEREFSLERMLAGYADLYRRCLARVRIR, encoded by the coding sequence ATGCCCGGTCTCGACCACGACACACGGCGCTCCCCTCTGGCGCTGGCGGCCGGCGCAACCGGCCGGAGGCCCAGGATCGCCCAGGTCATCCCCTCCCTCCGGGTGGGGGGGCTCGAGAAGGTGGTGCTCCGCCTGGTCGAGTCGCTCGGGGATCCGATCGAGCACCTCGTCGTCACCCCCTCGGGCGACGGTCCCCTCCGCGAGGACTTCCCGCGAGGGGTACGGGTGGTGGCGATGTCGGAGCACCATCCATCGGACAGGTGGAATGCCCTGCGGATGGCGCGCCTCTTCCGCGCCTTCAGGCCCGACATCGTCCACACGCGCAACTGGACCTGCATCGATGCCGTCATCGGCGCCCGGCTCGCCCGCGTGCCCGTGGTCGTCCATGGCGAGCATGGCCGCGACGCCGCCGATCCCCACGGGCGCAATCCCCTCCGCCGCCGGGTGCGCCGGTGGCTGGCACCGCTGGTCACCGAGTTCGTCACCGTCTCGCGCGATCTCGCCCGCTGGCTCATCGAGGAGGTGGGCGTCCCCGCGCGCAAGGTGACGCATCTCTGCAACGGCGTGGACACGAAGCGCTTCCTCCCCGGGGACCGCGACGTCGCCCGCAGGGCGCTCGGAGTTCCCGACGGCCTGCCCGTCGTCGGCACTGTCGGTCGGCTGGATCCGGTGAAGGATCACGCCGGGCTGATCCGGGTCTTCACCCAGGAGCTGGGGCGGCGGGCCGCGATCCTCGTCATCGCCGGAGATGGCCCGGCCCGCCCGCAACTCGCGGAGCTCGTGCGCACATGCGGCGCCGGCGGCCGAATCCGCCTGCTTGGCGAGCGCGACGACATCCCGCTGGTGCTTCGCGCCCTGGACCTCTTCGTCCTCCCGTCGGTGGGCGAGGGCATCTCCAACGCGATCCTCGAGGCGATGGCCACCGGCCTGCCCGTGGTGGCGACGCGGGTAGGGGGCAACCCCGAGCTGGTCGCCGATGGCCGGACCGGCTGGCTCGTCGAGCCGGGATCGACGGCGGCCCTGGCAGAGGCCATGAGCGGGTACCTCGACGACCCCGCGCTGGCGAGGCGGCACGGCCGGGCCGCCCGCGAGAGGGTGGAACGGGAGTTCAGCCTCGAGCGGATGCTGGCCGGCTACGCGGACCTCTACCGGCGCTGCCTCGCGCGGGTGAGAATCCGATGA
- a CDS encoding glycosyltransferase, exosortase A system-associated, with translation MSPRRILHVLDHSLPIGSGYSYRSRSIVMFQRRLGLEPLILTSPKQGTAADCCDTIEGIRHHRTGQPGGRMPFLRELLLMRRLAGRIGQVARAERVDLLHAHSPVLNGLPAIWAGRRLGLPVVYEVRTFWEDAAVNHGTYAEGSLRYRMTRVLETLAVKQADRVVAICEGIRGELLRRGVPRDRVTVVPNGVDADWFEPRERATALAARLGLGEGPVFGYVGSFSRYENLPFLARAAPDFLRRLPGGRLLLVGGGRDETALREAALEAGPGVILTGRIPHDQVRGIYTLLDVLVLPRRRIRLTELVTPLKPLEAMAMGKPVLASDIGGHAELIRDGETGVLFRAEDRESLVTEAVRLGEHPMLRQRLGETGRRFVEAERTWDRVVAGYLDVYGSAA, from the coding sequence ATGAGCCCGCGCCGGATCCTCCACGTGCTGGACCATTCGCTGCCCATCGGCAGCGGCTACAGCTACCGGAGCCGGAGCATCGTCATGTTCCAGCGACGGCTCGGGCTGGAGCCCCTGATCCTCACCTCCCCCAAGCAGGGGACGGCCGCGGACTGCTGCGACACGATCGAGGGGATCCGCCACCACAGAACGGGGCAGCCCGGCGGCCGCATGCCGTTCCTCCGTGAGCTCCTGCTCATGCGCCGCCTGGCGGGACGGATCGGGCAGGTCGCCCGCGCGGAGCGGGTTGACCTGCTCCACGCCCACTCGCCGGTCCTCAACGGGCTTCCCGCCATCTGGGCGGGGAGGCGGCTGGGCCTCCCGGTGGTCTACGAGGTTCGCACCTTCTGGGAAGATGCGGCAGTGAACCACGGCACGTACGCGGAAGGCTCGCTCCGCTACCGGATGACGCGGGTGCTCGAGACCCTGGCGGTGAAGCAGGCGGACCGGGTCGTCGCCATCTGCGAAGGCATCCGAGGCGAGCTCCTCCGCCGGGGAGTGCCCCGGGACCGGGTCACGGTGGTGCCGAACGGGGTCGACGCCGACTGGTTCGAACCCCGGGAGCGAGCCACCGCCCTGGCGGCCCGCCTGGGGCTCGGGGAGGGCCCGGTGTTCGGCTACGTGGGGTCCTTCAGCCGCTACGAGAATCTCCCGTTCCTCGCCCGCGCGGCGCCCGATTTCCTGCGCCGGCTCCCGGGCGGACGCCTTCTCCTGGTGGGGGGCGGGCGCGACGAGACCGCCCTCCGGGAGGCGGCCCTCGAGGCCGGGCCGGGCGTCATCCTCACCGGGCGCATCCCGCACGATCAGGTCCGGGGCATCTACACCCTGCTGGACGTCCTCGTCCTGCCGCGCCGGCGCATCCGGCTCACCGAGCTGGTGACGCCGCTGAAACCGCTGGAAGCCATGGCCATGGGGAAGCCGGTGCTGGCCAGCGACATCGGCGGCCACGCCGAGCTCATCCGGGACGGCGAGACCGGCGTCCTCTTCCGCGCCGAGGACCGCGAGTCCCTGGTCACCGAGGCGGTGCGTCTGGGCGAGCACCCGATGCTGCGCCAGCGGCTAGGCGAGACGGGCCGCCGCTTCGTCGAGGCCGAGCGGACGTGGGATCGGGTCGTGGCAGGCTACCTCGACGTGTACGGGAGCGCCGCCTGA
- a CDS encoding phenylacetate--CoA ligase family protein: MNPWLVGHVLFPLHERLKRKPTFRWLPELERTQWLAPDRLREFQFRRQRQLLEWAYAHVPYYRGVMDEHGLPPHRIASPEDFHRLPFLTRDLIRGRFEELRARARLPHVHRRSSGGSTGSPVTIEVDMGRMGIAEAARLRSHRWFGVEPGAREVLVWGSPLEITRQDRVRDLRDWLLNSRILPAFDMGEDRLPASAAALLAYRPARIYGYANAVYLLARYFLREGLPRPEGLRVVFTTAEPLFPYQREAIAAGFGCPVAEEYGCRDGGLVALGCPEGGLHVFAEGSYVEILDPDADGRGEIVLTCLDSLAFPTIRYRTGDFGAFDPTPCRCGRSLPKIHPVEGRLLDFLVTPGGRLLHPTSAMHILREIPWVRDSRVVQDAIDHVSVQLVAAAPPDSAAKAGLLSKFRMLLGADIRVDIVELPALPPTASGKFRPVESRVGRDTLETMMAASRRRPRPATPEALRHGP; encoded by the coding sequence ATGAACCCCTGGCTGGTCGGTCACGTCCTCTTCCCGCTCCACGAGCGGCTCAAGCGGAAGCCGACGTTCCGCTGGCTCCCGGAGCTCGAGCGCACCCAGTGGCTCGCGCCCGACCGACTGCGCGAGTTCCAGTTCCGCCGTCAGCGCCAGCTGCTCGAGTGGGCGTACGCGCATGTGCCGTACTACCGCGGCGTGATGGACGAGCACGGGCTGCCTCCCCACCGGATCGCCTCCCCGGAGGACTTCCACCGGCTGCCCTTCCTCACGCGCGACCTGATCCGCGGCCGCTTCGAGGAGCTCCGGGCGCGCGCCAGGCTGCCCCACGTGCATCGCCGCTCCTCGGGCGGATCCACGGGCTCGCCCGTCACCATCGAGGTGGACATGGGCCGCATGGGCATCGCCGAGGCGGCCCGCCTGCGGTCCCACCGCTGGTTCGGCGTGGAGCCCGGCGCGCGGGAGGTGCTGGTCTGGGGCTCGCCGCTGGAGATCACGCGCCAGGACCGCGTCCGTGACCTCCGGGACTGGCTCCTCAACTCGAGGATCCTGCCGGCCTTCGACATGGGCGAGGACCGGCTGCCCGCCTCCGCCGCGGCACTGCTCGCCTACCGTCCGGCCAGGATCTACGGCTACGCCAATGCGGTGTATCTCCTGGCCCGGTACTTCCTGCGTGAGGGACTTCCACGTCCCGAGGGCCTCCGCGTCGTGTTCACGACCGCCGAGCCGCTCTTCCCCTACCAGCGCGAGGCCATCGCCGCGGGCTTCGGCTGTCCCGTGGCCGAGGAGTACGGCTGCCGCGACGGAGGCCTCGTGGCGCTGGGCTGCCCGGAGGGAGGCCTGCACGTGTTCGCCGAGGGAAGCTACGTCGAGATCCTCGACCCGGACGCGGATGGCCGCGGGGAGATCGTCCTCACGTGCCTCGACTCACTGGCCTTCCCGACCATCCGCTACCGGACCGGCGACTTCGGAGCCTTCGACCCCACGCCGTGCCGCTGCGGCCGGAGCCTGCCGAAGATCCACCCCGTCGAGGGGCGGCTGCTCGACTTCCTCGTCACGCCCGGCGGGCGCCTCCTGCACCCCACCTCGGCCATGCACATCCTGCGCGAGATCCCGTGGGTGCGCGACTCCCGCGTCGTCCAGGATGCCATCGATCACGTGAGTGTCCAGCTCGTGGCTGCGGCTCCCCCGGACTCCGCGGCGAAGGCGGGCCTGCTGTCCAAGTTCCGGATGCTCCTCGGCGCTGACATCCGCGTCGACATCGTGGAGCTCCCGGCCCTGCCGCCCACGGCGTCTGGCAAGTTCCGCCCCGTGGAGTCGCGGGTAGGCCGCGACACCCTCGAGACGATGATGGCCGCATCACGCCGGCGGCCGCGACCGGCGACACCGGAGGCCCTCAGGCATGGACCGTGA
- a CDS encoding sigma 54-interacting transcriptional regulator encodes MDRERLLNVEDDEDIRTQLKYALQEQYQVTLAENRREALAAVRELQPSVVTLDLGLPPEPDSAGEGLKALEEILDVAPGIKVVVITGNSDRANALKAVDLGAFDFHLKPVNLDDLRVVLGRATYLRQLERESEQRTRQEERAVSFRDILGTTQKMREIFNVISRVAKTDATVLIEGESGTGKELIARAIHTSSPRRNAPFVAINCGAIPETLLESELFGHEKGSFTGPFVAINCGAIPETLLESELFGHEKGSFTGAHVQRKGKIEVASGGTLFLDEIGEMSVPLQVKLLRFLQEREIERVGGREPIRIDVRVLAATNSHLEQGIQKGTFREDLFYRLSVVAIRVPPLRERGEDIVLLANVFLRRAGQTMKRKTRFSAAALEALVRYPWPGNIRELENKVQRAVIMTTGRTIEPADLELSAAADAPLPTLREARSGHERKLVIDALARSGGNISRAAQSVGVSRPTFHEMLARHGIDAKAFR; translated from the coding sequence ATGGACCGTGAACGGCTGCTGAACGTCGAGGACGACGAGGACATCCGGACCCAGCTCAAGTACGCGCTCCAGGAGCAGTACCAGGTGACCCTCGCGGAGAACAGAAGGGAGGCTCTCGCGGCGGTGCGCGAGCTCCAGCCCTCTGTCGTGACGCTGGATCTCGGCCTGCCGCCGGAGCCGGACTCGGCCGGGGAGGGGCTCAAGGCGCTCGAGGAGATCCTCGACGTCGCCCCCGGGATCAAGGTCGTCGTCATCACGGGTAACAGCGACCGCGCCAACGCGCTCAAGGCCGTGGACCTCGGCGCCTTCGACTTCCACCTCAAGCCCGTGAACCTGGACGACCTGCGCGTGGTCCTCGGCCGGGCCACCTATCTGCGCCAGCTCGAGCGCGAGAGCGAGCAGCGGACGCGCCAGGAGGAGCGGGCGGTCAGCTTCCGCGACATCCTGGGCACGACGCAGAAGATGCGCGAGATCTTCAACGTCATCAGCCGCGTGGCCAAGACCGACGCCACCGTCCTCATCGAAGGAGAGAGCGGGACGGGCAAGGAGCTGATCGCCCGCGCCATCCACACCAGCAGCCCGCGCCGGAACGCGCCCTTCGTGGCCATCAACTGCGGGGCCATCCCCGAGACGCTCCTCGAGAGCGAGCTGTTCGGCCACGAGAAGGGCTCCTTCACGGGCCCCTTCGTGGCCATCAACTGCGGGGCCATCCCCGAGACGCTCCTCGAGAGCGAGCTGTTCGGCCACGAGAAGGGCTCCTTCACGGGCGCTCACGTCCAGCGCAAGGGCAAGATCGAGGTCGCCTCGGGCGGGACGCTGTTCCTCGACGAGATCGGCGAGATGAGCGTGCCGCTGCAGGTCAAGCTCCTGCGCTTCCTCCAGGAGCGGGAGATCGAGCGGGTGGGCGGCCGCGAGCCGATCCGGATCGACGTGCGCGTGCTGGCCGCCACCAACAGCCACCTCGAGCAGGGCATCCAGAAGGGGACGTTCCGGGAAGACCTCTTCTACCGCCTGTCGGTCGTCGCCATCCGGGTGCCCCCGCTCCGGGAGCGGGGGGAGGACATCGTCCTCCTGGCCAACGTCTTCCTGCGCCGGGCCGGACAGACCATGAAGCGCAAGACGCGGTTCAGCGCGGCGGCCCTCGAGGCCCTCGTGCGCTATCCGTGGCCGGGGAATATCCGGGAGCTGGAGAACAAGGTGCAGCGCGCCGTCATCATGACCACGGGCCGCACCATCGAGCCGGCCGATCTGGAGCTCTCCGCCGCCGCCGACGCGCCCCTGCCGACGCTCCGCGAGGCCCGCTCGGGGCACGAGCGAAAGCTCGTGATCGACGCCCTGGCGCGGAGCGGGGGCAACATCAGCCGCGCGGCGCAGTCCGTCGGGGTGAGCCGCCCCACGTTCCACGAGATGCTGGCCCGGCACGGTATCGACGCCAAGGCGTTTCGCTGA
- a CDS encoding SDR family oxidoreductase, giving the protein MNPVPAAAALTFRDIQLGQRFEIERTFTADDVERFAALSGDWSPLHVDPAYAASTEFGGCVLHGMLLASLFSRLVGMHIPGAAALYLGQDLAFRRPVLVGERVQASAKVTAKNEATATLALATEIRNEAGLVVVSGAAKVKVRGARPGPEAAAPPPPAHPDAGRRVALVTGASRGIGGAIARRLAARDIAVAVNYHQRADRAQQQVRDIRQAGGHAVAVQADVREPDQVSRMVRTVADELGGLSLVVNAAIGGLEQHRFVDLDWAAFQQQLDYQLKAVVHVCQAAYPLLKAAGGGAIVNVLSQAASGVPPALMADYVAAKYALHGLSKALAVEWAADGVRVNTVSPGLTRTDLTEHYPDRVFKMEAARVPLRRLASLEDVASAVAFMLSDESAFLTGVDVPVSGGQVMP; this is encoded by the coding sequence ATGAACCCGGTGCCGGCGGCGGCGGCGCTGACATTCCGGGACATCCAGCTCGGACAGCGGTTCGAGATCGAGCGGACGTTCACCGCCGACGACGTGGAGCGCTTCGCCGCCCTCAGCGGCGACTGGAGCCCCCTGCACGTGGACCCCGCCTACGCCGCCTCCACGGAGTTCGGTGGCTGCGTCCTCCACGGCATGCTGCTGGCCTCGCTCTTCTCCCGGCTGGTCGGGATGCACATCCCGGGCGCTGCCGCTCTCTACCTGGGCCAGGATCTCGCCTTCCGGCGTCCCGTGCTCGTCGGGGAGAGGGTGCAAGCCTCGGCGAAGGTGACGGCCAAGAACGAGGCGACGGCGACCCTGGCGCTCGCCACGGAGATCCGCAACGAGGCGGGACTGGTGGTCGTGAGCGGCGCGGCCAAGGTGAAGGTGCGCGGCGCGCGCCCCGGCCCGGAGGCCGCCGCGCCTCCGCCCCCGGCGCACCCGGACGCGGGCAGGCGTGTGGCCCTCGTGACGGGAGCCTCCCGGGGGATCGGCGGGGCCATCGCGCGGAGGCTCGCCGCCCGGGACATCGCCGTGGCCGTCAACTACCACCAGCGCGCCGACCGCGCCCAGCAGCAGGTCCGGGACATCCGGCAGGCAGGCGGGCATGCCGTCGCCGTCCAGGCCGACGTGCGGGAGCCTGATCAGGTCTCGCGCATGGTCAGGACCGTCGCCGACGAGCTGGGCGGCCTGAGCCTGGTGGTCAACGCCGCCATCGGGGGGCTCGAGCAGCACCGATTCGTCGACCTCGACTGGGCCGCCTTCCAGCAGCAGCTCGACTACCAGCTCAAGGCCGTGGTCCACGTCTGCCAGGCCGCCTATCCCCTCCTCAAGGCCGCAGGGGGTGGCGCCATCGTCAACGTGCTGTCTCAGGCCGCCTCCGGTGTGCCGCCCGCGCTCATGGCGGACTACGTGGCCGCCAAGTATGCGCTTCACGGCCTGTCCAAGGCCCTCGCCGTCGAGTGGGCCGCCGACGGTGTCCGCGTCAACACGGTCTCGCCCGGGCTGACGCGAACGGATCTGACCGAGCACTATCCCGACCGCGTGTTCAAGATGGAGGCCGCCCGCGTTCCCCTGCGCCGGCTCGCGAGCCTCGAGGACGTGGCGAGTGCGGTGGCCTTCATGCTGAGCGACGAGTCCGCCTTCCTGACCGGCGTCGACGTGCCGGTCTCCGGCGGCCAGGTGATGCCGTGA